One Planctomycetia bacterium genomic window carries:
- a CDS encoding CusA/CzcA family heavy metal efflux RND transporter — protein MLTALIELSLANRVLVIVLVLLIAAGGLYSAATLPIDAVPDMTNVQVQVITDGGSMSPLEVERYLTYPVEAAMNGLADVEELRSVSKFGISVVTVVFGEGVDIYRARQLVNERLVEANSRIAAGRGDPKLGALSTALGEVLQFEVRGDGYTPMELRSILEWDIAPQLRRVAGVTDVNSHGGLYKSYEVAVDPERLASSGFSLEEIVEALERNNASSGGGYIVHFGEQQFLRGEALLKSVKDIEDVVVRSQLDSVPILIKDLCDVQIAPLTRQGLVTRDGRGEVVTGMVMMLLGENSRTVVQAAKERIEEIQGTLPAGVTIEVIYDRADLINRTLHTVLSNLVEGGVLVIVVLLVLLGSIRAGLIVALAIPLSMLFAANLMQATGITASLMSLGAIDFGLIVDSSVIMIENCMRRLGHRQPEHAVADVVRDAAVEVRKPTMFGELIIAVVYLPILTLEGTEGKLFRPMAWTVLFALAGSLVLSLTLMPVLASFLLPANTTEKDVLLLRLVKRIYRPCLAFAVDRPVLVSFVAIGLLLGSLPIAARLGAEFMPRLDEGDLLIEANRLPSATLEDAVTMSDRVEHMLLEFPEVKTVFCKTGRPEIANDVMGVQQTDIWVMLRPTSEWPEQKSREMLIEEMSAQLDQQVPGVNFGFTQPIEMRVDELVAGVKADVAVLLYGDDLQLLARKGKEIESVLAKIPGAADVKADYQANITSLTIRAKPEQLARHGITAAAVMDTVAALGGVPVGEVFEGRAYYPIVVRVPQNWREEQSRLERIPITSPGGVPIPLGELADIELEESPPGIEHEATRRRTFVSANVRGRDVASFVNEARSRVTSSVKLPPGYTLQWGGDFENLQSASLRLAIITPIVLLMIFLLLYTTFKSASLAVLIFLAVPMAASGGVAALALREMPFSISAGVGFIALFGVAVLNGLVWVSSAESMRLTGVPLREAAFETGLVRIRPVLMTAMVASLGFLPMALSTSAGAEIQRPLASVVIGGLVTSTLLTALVIPAIYPWFCPRQSL, from the coding sequence ATGCTGACCGCTCTCATCGAACTCTCGCTCGCCAATCGCGTGTTGGTAATTGTCCTCGTTTTGCTGATTGCAGCGGGAGGGCTATATTCCGCCGCGACCCTGCCGATCGACGCCGTGCCAGATATGACCAACGTACAGGTTCAAGTCATCACCGATGGCGGTTCCATGTCGCCGCTGGAGGTCGAGCGTTATCTGACTTATCCGGTGGAAGCCGCGATGAATGGCTTGGCGGATGTCGAGGAATTGCGCAGTGTCTCGAAATTTGGGATTTCCGTCGTGACGGTTGTATTTGGCGAAGGCGTAGATATCTATCGCGCTCGACAATTGGTCAACGAGCGGCTCGTGGAAGCGAACTCGCGAATTGCGGCGGGACGAGGCGACCCAAAGCTGGGCGCCTTGAGCACGGCCCTCGGTGAAGTGCTTCAATTCGAAGTCCGCGGCGACGGTTACACGCCGATGGAATTGCGCAGCATCTTGGAATGGGACATCGCTCCACAGTTGCGGCGCGTCGCAGGCGTGACCGACGTCAATTCGCATGGCGGACTCTACAAATCCTACGAAGTCGCCGTCGATCCCGAGCGACTGGCGAGTTCAGGCTTTTCGCTTGAGGAAATCGTTGAAGCGTTGGAGCGAAACAATGCCAGCAGCGGTGGAGGCTACATCGTCCATTTTGGCGAGCAGCAGTTCTTGCGAGGCGAGGCTCTCCTCAAGAGTGTGAAAGATATTGAGGACGTCGTGGTTCGCAGCCAGCTCGACAGCGTTCCGATCTTGATCAAGGACTTGTGTGACGTACAGATCGCCCCCCTCACCCGGCAAGGGCTCGTCACGCGAGACGGTCGAGGCGAGGTCGTTACCGGAATGGTGATGATGTTGTTGGGAGAGAATTCGCGTACAGTGGTCCAAGCGGCCAAGGAGCGAATCGAAGAAATCCAAGGCACGTTGCCGGCGGGAGTCACGATCGAAGTCATCTACGATCGCGCGGACTTGATCAATCGGACGCTGCATACTGTGCTGAGCAATTTGGTAGAGGGCGGCGTCCTCGTGATCGTGGTGCTGCTCGTCCTCTTGGGAAGTATCCGAGCCGGCTTGATCGTGGCTTTGGCGATTCCACTATCTATGCTCTTTGCCGCGAACCTCATGCAGGCCACCGGAATCACCGCGAGCCTCATGAGCTTGGGAGCGATCGATTTCGGGCTCATTGTGGATAGTTCAGTGATCATGATTGAGAATTGCATGCGACGGCTCGGGCATCGCCAACCAGAGCACGCTGTCGCCGACGTAGTGCGCGACGCCGCTGTCGAAGTCCGCAAACCCACGATGTTCGGCGAGTTGATTATCGCGGTCGTTTATTTGCCGATCCTGACGCTCGAGGGGACGGAAGGAAAGTTGTTCCGGCCAATGGCCTGGACGGTGCTGTTCGCGCTGGCCGGCTCGCTCGTCCTGTCGCTGACGCTGATGCCCGTCTTGGCGTCCTTTCTCTTGCCGGCGAACACGACCGAGAAGGACGTCCTATTACTCCGATTGGTAAAGCGCATTTATCGCCCCTGCCTTGCCTTTGCCGTGGATCGTCCCGTGCTAGTGTCTTTTGTTGCCATCGGTCTCCTCCTCGGTAGCCTGCCGATCGCGGCACGGCTCGGCGCCGAATTCATGCCGCGGCTTGATGAGGGAGACCTCTTGATCGAAGCGAATCGCCTGCCCAGCGCCACGCTGGAAGACGCTGTCACGATGTCCGACCGCGTAGAGCACATGCTCCTCGAGTTTCCTGAAGTGAAGACCGTATTTTGCAAGACGGGACGACCGGAGATCGCCAACGACGTGATGGGGGTTCAGCAAACTGATATCTGGGTCATGCTCCGACCGACTAGCGAGTGGCCTGAGCAGAAGTCGCGAGAAATGCTCATCGAAGAGATGTCCGCTCAACTAGACCAGCAGGTGCCGGGCGTGAACTTTGGCTTCACTCAGCCAATCGAAATGAGAGTTGACGAACTAGTGGCGGGCGTCAAAGCCGATGTAGCGGTTTTACTGTATGGGGACGACCTGCAGCTGCTCGCGCGAAAGGGCAAGGAAATCGAATCGGTGCTGGCAAAGATTCCAGGCGCGGCCGATGTCAAAGCGGACTATCAAGCCAATATCACCTCGCTCACCATTCGAGCGAAGCCGGAACAATTGGCGCGGCATGGCATCACGGCCGCGGCCGTCATGGATACGGTCGCGGCGCTCGGCGGAGTGCCAGTGGGCGAGGTGTTCGAAGGGCGCGCCTATTACCCGATCGTCGTACGTGTTCCTCAGAATTGGCGCGAAGAGCAGTCTCGACTTGAACGCATCCCCATCACGTCTCCTGGGGGCGTGCCGATTCCACTCGGCGAATTGGCCGACATTGAACTGGAAGAATCGCCGCCTGGCATTGAGCACGAGGCCACGCGTCGCCGCACATTCGTGTCGGCGAATGTGCGCGGCCGCGATGTGGCAAGTTTCGTGAATGAGGCCAGATCAAGAGTCACGAGCAGCGTGAAGTTGCCGCCAGGCTACACCCTGCAATGGGGAGGCGACTTCGAGAACTTGCAGTCCGCCAGCCTCCGACTGGCGATCATCACGCCTATCGTACTATTAATGATCTTTCTGCTTCTTTACACGACGTTTAAATCGGCGTCTTTGGCAGTGCTGATCTTTCTGGCCGTGCCGATGGCGGCGTCGGGAGGTGTGGCCGCGTTGGCGCTTCGGGAAATGCCGTTCAGTATCTCCGCTGGCGTCGGCTTCATCGCGCTCTTCGGCGTGGCGGTGCTCAACGGACTCGTCTGGGTGAGTTCCGCGGAGAGTATGCGGCTTACCGGAGTGCCGCTTCGTGAAGCTGCCTTTGAAACGGGACTCGTTCGCATTCGGCCCGTTCTGATGACGGCGATGGTGGCAAGCTTAGGCTTCTTGCCCATGGCTCTGTCCACGTCTGCCGGCGCGGAGATTCAACGCCCGCTCGCGAGCGTTGTCATCGGCGGATTGGTAACGTCGACGTTGCTGACAGCGCTCGTGATTCCGGCGATCTACCCGTGGTTCTGCCCTCGGCAGTCGTTGTAA
- a CDS encoding efflux RND transporter periplasmic adaptor subunit yields the protein MATADVRISESQERAAGIHCTPLVKRTIHPLRSIPATVQYDPARRVDIIAPVDGVVTEVLMVAGQAIRAGEPLAKMSGEEIGLARNELLTSEAELGAAKLAAEWHRHVERHLMQLLDRLTEDPEVEFIEQEFAERELGNYRGHVFGAYAKLRLAEALADNADALSAGGIVTARNAAQRSGDLQIARAEFVGTCEESRFACAQATSASQKQLDQAERLVRVRKEQLLALEGSMAMNTNSVQTSPKLNELVIRAPWNANITRVEVATNSRVVVGQHMAELVDVSRLWIAAAIHERDLAGVSVQGGEPMTISFSAFPDDHFTVTAKHLDARMDAETRSVSLIAEVENPDGRLRPGMFAWLQLPNAAPRDAIVAPQSALLRHDGRAFVFVRKSRGRFRRVEVKSGWKDDSSVELTGEIEPNQEVVDQGAFVLKSMLLLEQEAE from the coding sequence ATGGCGACTGCCGATGTTCGGATAAGCGAAAGCCAGGAACGTGCCGCCGGAATCCATTGCACTCCATTGGTTAAGCGAACTATTCACCCTCTACGGTCCATCCCCGCCACTGTCCAGTATGATCCCGCGCGGCGTGTCGACATCATTGCGCCCGTGGACGGCGTCGTTACCGAGGTACTCATGGTCGCAGGGCAAGCAATTCGAGCCGGCGAACCACTCGCAAAGATGAGTGGCGAGGAGATCGGTTTGGCAAGAAATGAACTGCTTACAAGTGAAGCGGAGCTTGGCGCGGCGAAGCTCGCGGCCGAGTGGCATCGCCATGTCGAAAGGCACTTGATGCAACTCCTGGACAGGTTAACTGAGGATCCCGAAGTGGAATTCATCGAACAGGAATTCGCTGAACGCGAGCTGGGGAACTACCGGGGACATGTCTTTGGCGCCTATGCCAAACTTCGATTAGCCGAGGCACTGGCGGACAATGCCGACGCGCTATCTGCCGGTGGAATCGTCACTGCCCGAAACGCCGCTCAGCGGAGCGGTGATTTGCAAATCGCGCGAGCCGAGTTCGTCGGGACTTGCGAGGAGTCTCGATTCGCGTGCGCGCAGGCCACGTCAGCTTCCCAAAAACAGCTGGATCAGGCGGAACGGCTTGTCCGCGTGCGGAAGGAACAACTCTTGGCACTTGAGGGCTCGATGGCCATGAATACAAACAGCGTTCAGACATCACCAAAACTCAATGAACTGGTGATCCGGGCCCCCTGGAACGCCAATATCACTCGTGTGGAGGTGGCGACGAACTCAAGGGTTGTAGTTGGACAGCACATGGCGGAATTGGTGGACGTATCGCGACTTTGGATCGCTGCGGCGATCCATGAGCGCGATCTGGCCGGAGTAAGCGTACAAGGAGGCGAACCAATGACAATCTCGTTTTCCGCTTTCCCGGATGATCATTTCACTGTGACCGCAAAACATCTGGATGCCCGCATGGACGCTGAGACTCGCTCGGTGTCGCTGATTGCCGAAGTGGAGAACCCCGATGGTCGGCTCAGGCCCGGCATGTTCGCTTGGCTTCAACTACCGAACGCGGCGCCACGCGACGCGATCGTGGCCCCGCAGTCCGCCCTATTGCGGCACGACGGTCGCGCGTTCGTATTCGTGCGAAAGAGTAGAGGTCGTTTTCGTCGCGTGGAAGTGAAGTCCGGATGGAAAGATGACAGTTCGGTGGAACTGACAGGTGAGATCGAACCCAATCAGGAAGTGGTCGACCAGGGCGCCTTTGTCCTCAAGAGCATGCTGCTGCTGGAACAAGAAGCCGAATAG